In the genome of Lathyrus oleraceus cultivar Zhongwan6 chromosome 4, CAAS_Psat_ZW6_1.0, whole genome shotgun sequence, the window TCCACATTCAATCTGGCGctgggacggtggtgtacaccaccgtcttctccggcgaacatgaagattccggtgacaTTTACAGGTATGgaaaactaaataaaaataaGTGATCCTCATATtattggaaagctggggtgatgtacatcacccctgtaccattggttccttctctagatcctcatagagagagaaatcagagagagaaaatcatggtgttcaatctgaacttcaTAGATTTGCAAAATAAAGacacaattcaaatgcctcttatgagagtacttcagccaagccaataaacacaagaaataagcaagaatcagtgagtttcgattgaaaaaagtttgaacatccacctctgaaatgCAGATCTATGAAGCACGATTCTTCACAATTCTTGATTGCAGTTTGCTcttgagatgaagatgaagcaaggccaaggaattttaagtccaataattaactaatgaagttgaaaattggatgtgaaaaatgaaagtgaaattgCACAATTCCTTTAAAGTGAGGTTTGGATTAGTTTCTGCAGCATATGAGGCGCCTTAAGGTTCGTTTATGGTGAAGGTAAGCACCTGTATTTATAGCAAGGCAAGCTGCAAGTATGGGATTTTCATGTGCATGAgtgatgagggcctccatgcatgggcctgtacaggcgcatggagggcccaaatcctatTGATTTGGCAAGCTGAAATCACAATGACCAAGTTTGGACGTGCAAATATGATTACAAATGAGTGTGCATGGTGTTTTCAATTGGTTTCTAAAAATGCACATGAttcttcatctcttcgaaaatgcatcttcccaaaataaaacatggccttatgggtaatggttggaaaggtcttaacatgaggatcaatttttatgttgaacaaaacttcatttggaggtgggaaattagtgaaaattggccataaagttcaaggtgcaaaacatgtgcatgtgaaaatttccaaaatggaccaacttcaaacccttctgtttcaattatgaaagctccaaatgacaaaaccttcaacaaatacgttgtagatcttttcaatacaatcaatttggacttaaagtttgcatcatttggagttttcatgagaaagttatggccacttgaagttggactttttcacatttcaatgcctttggtccaaagtgacctataatattttgcattatcacatatacttattttaggattatgaaaatttgttcaacataacaaatgaattagacatctaaaaatttccaatgcatttgatcccacctcaaaatcatgaaaaatgagtgagttaggtccttgggaagttgacctaaaattagggtttcagtcaaaatgacctataatattttgaaatggatgatgaccttccaagcttcaaatcaattttttatgaatattaaagttgttcatatgacCTTCCAAGCTCTAAAGAACTTATTAGCTCCCTTAGGAGTCATGAGATagagctagaggaagatgaaactCAGAATAAAAACAAATCTGTAGCTCTAAAGTCTAGATCAGAAAGAAGGAATCCAGAAAAGAACAAAGTGTTGGaacctgaagaagaagacaaCGAGGACTCTGAGAAGGAAGATTCTGATGACAAAAAGGAGTTATTTCTTCTATTCAGAAGTATCAAACAACTCTAGAGAAAAAtaaataacaacttcagaagacctAGACAGAAGGGAGATCGTCCAGAGTCAATCTCCAGAGGCAGATCCAACAAAGAAGTGACCTGCTATGAACGCAAGAAACATGTACGCTATATaaatgaatgtccaaagctcaagaaagacaTCTCCAAAAAGTAAGTTTTCAAGAAAATCTccttcaaagcaaagaagaagggacTCATGGAAACATGGGATGACTCGGAATCTGAAGCCTCagaatctgattctgaagaggaTAAAGCAAACATTGCACTCAAGGCAGCCACTTCTGAAAGTTCATCTGACTCTAAAGAGAAATTcaataatgctagaaaacccaaagttgtcagaaactctgggaaaactaatcataaaggacccaaaagattctgggtactaaaagataaaatagtatatgttgTAGATATCTTATACAGCGgagttaaaacaccaatcatggtacctagactcttgatgctcgcgacacatgacgggaagaaagcatatgttaCAAAGTCTGGAAGTTAAAGACGTTGGTTTCGTAGGCTTTGGAGaaaatcagaaaggaagaatcagaggatctggaaaatttggtaatggatctcttccctaTATTTCCaatgtcctttatgttgaaggattaatgcataacttgttatccataagtcaattaagtgataatggttatgatataatctttaatcaaaaaaatGTGCAAAgttgttaatcataaaaatggcacagtccttttcaccggtaagaggaagaacaacatttacaaaatcaagctttcagatttaaaagatcaaaatgtaaaatgtaaaatgtttaatgtaTGTAAATGAAGAGtaatgggtgtggcatagacgcttgggttatattagcttgaggaggatttctcagctaaataaacttgagttagtcagaggcctagctaagctgaagttttcttcggatgctctttgtgaggcatgtcataaaggaaaattttctataaaaaaattcaaaaagatAAATGTTGTTTatacctctaagcctctggaaaTTTTACACATTGACatgtttggacctgttaagacaacgtcagtcaatggtaagaagtatggactcgtcattgttgatgattatagtcgttggacatgggtaaaattcctaaaatacaagaatgagtcacatttTGTGTTCACTAGTTTTTGCTGAAAggtgcaaaatgaatttgactctaaaatcatcagagtcagaagtgatcatggtggtgaattcAAAAATAAACTTTTTGAAGATctttttgactctaatggaatatctCATGATTTCTCCTATCCTATAACTCgacaacaaaatggagttgtagaaaataagaataaaaccctccaagaaatggccagaaccatgatcaatgaaacaaatgtggctaagcacttctggGCTGAAGTTGTGAATATAAtgtgttacattcagaatagaatctctattagacctattctggagaagactccttatgaactgtgtaagggaagaaaacccaacatttcttatttttatccttttggatgttcttgtcTTATTCTAAATACTAAAGGTAATCTAAACAAGTTTGACTCTATAGCAAAaaaagtgtattatgttgggatactcagaacgctctaaaggctatagagtatacaatacataaacaaaaattgtggaagaatcaatacatgtcagatttgatgataagcttgactctgaaaagtcaaagctagttgacAATTTTGCAGATTTGAAAATAACTCTTGCATGTTTTGACGAAAAGACCAAAGAATCTGAAGAAGCAAAAAAGGATCAAGAAATAGACCGAATATTTTTGAAGAACTGATTCTGGGAAAAAAGGATGAACCTGTCATAACAAGATCAACATTCACAGCTTCTGAAGAAACACTTCTGGGAATAGTATCTCTAATAGAGCCAACATCCTATGTAGAAGCTCTTCAATACAAAGAATGGATTCtggaaatgaaagaagaacttgtTCAATTTGAAAAGAATGATGTTTGGATCTTCtaccaagacccaagggaacccatgtgattggaaccaaatgggtaTATGGAAACAAACTCAATGAATAGGGTGAAGTGGTCAGAAATAAAGCACGATTGGTAGCACACGGTTATAGTCAATAggaaggtattgactacaattAAGCCTTTGCTCTAGTctccaggttagaatctatttgTCTACTTGTATCTTTTGATGTAAATTACTTTATtaaattatatcagatggattTCAAAAGTGTGTTTCTGTatggatatatttctgaagagGTGTTTGTtcatcaacctcctggttttgaaaactcaaaatgtccagaacatgtttttaaactgaaaaaatctaTATATGGTatgaaacaagctcccagagctttCTATGGCAGACTAAGTTCTTTTCTtctggaaaatgattttattAGAGGCAAAGTGGACTCTACTCTCTTCTGTAGAAACATCAGAAACGACCTAATAATCTGTCAAATATACGTTGATGACATAATTTTTTAGTCTGATGCAAGAAATAAAGCTCTTTCTGgggattcaaatcaatcaaacattaAATGATACTTATGTATATCAAGGAAAATACATAGAAGAAATTAAGAAGAAGTTTAAAATGTCAGAAAGCAAACCAGCAAAGACTCCCATGTATCctacttgcattctggagaaagaagaagcgagtcaaaaggtttgtcagtaactctatcgtggtatgataggaTCTCTTCTCTATCTTACTGTTACACGTCCAGATATATTATTCATTGTATGTCTCTGTGCCAGGTTTTagtcagatccaagggaatctcacttaactgCTATTAAGggaatcctaaggtatctgaaaggaacacctaacctaGGCCTGgtgtataagaaaacatcagagtataggcttttTGGGTATTATGATGTAGATTATGCTGGAGACAAATTGGAACGCAAAAGCACACCTGGGAACTGTCAGTTTATGGGAGGAAACCTCATTTCATGGGatagcaaaagacaatcaaccattggACTCTCAACTGTAGAAGTAAAATGCATTTCATCTTCACTATGCAGCACTCGGATGCTCTGGAAAAAGAATCAGGTTGAGGATTTTTAGATATATGAGAATAACATCCATGTCTTTTATGACAATCATACTGAgatatgtttaagtaagaatcctattttgcattccaAAGTGAAGCACATAGAAtacttagctgaagatagatttcttttcattcTAAAACATTTAAATATGGAAGATTTCCCAGAATGAATATATCCTTGTGCTTCCTCAATGTTAAAATAGGCTCTGACTTAATCATCTGGTACGTATCTGGTTCTGgttctgatacttctacaagttagaTGCTATATGGGCTAAAATCCATCTGAGTCAGAAAACTCTTGGCATTCCTGACTTCAGATACAACAACACGTGGTATATCAAACGTGTGGCTTTGAATCTTCTAGGAAATTGTCTAGCTAAAAACTCAAGAGCCAAATTGTTGAGATCCCATCGAGCAACGTGCTTAATCTTGAGATTAGACAACTAGTATTAGCTGCATTTAATACTCTCCACGCTTGTCAACTCAGAATTCtgaaataattattttttttgtCCCCTATTCATTAAATACAATGTCGTTTTTGCATTTTATTTGGTTAGGTATATATATATTTACCATATTTcacactttcacacttttcactcacaaCCAACACAAACCCTTTTACAGACAGTTTTCTCTACaacttcatcaatcttcatcCTCATTAATAATCTTCATCTTCTACAACTTCAAATGGATACTCAACAATAACAAGTTTATGAATATTCCCAACAAATGGATGTTGGTGAACAACGTGTTAAATCTCCCCAACAAGCTGCCACTCAAACTGTTACGACTTCAATAACTGCTTACAGAGAACCCCACGTTCTTGACCATCCCCCTCATATAAATATTGCCACGCCATTTAAGAAGTTTGAAGTATTATGTGAAACGCTGGTGGATTTCGACAACTTGAAGAGAAACGATGTTGATCTCACTGAAGAATTAGAGAAACAAGACTGGGGAAACTACTTCAAGAGGCTCTATGGTCCTGTATACACATTTCATTTGAAGGAATTCTGGATATTTGCATACTGCGACGACCATTGCATTGTCTCCTACATCCTGGGGGTAAAGATGGTTATCACAGAGAAGTCCATAGCGAAGCTTCTGGACATGGAAAAGGTCGTGGCagaaggatctacaacatcaACCATAGGGTAAAATACATGTCCCAGGAAATAATCCCCACAATATTCAATCAGAACCCACAAGGGAAAACCTCCATgaacaaggaacttcaccagaatctgAGGGCCtggttgaagattattctgggaactaTCCATCATTGTCCATCATCAAATTCATATGACTATCCATCATGTACTTCCTTCACAAAGGAATGAAGCTGAATCATCCCTCCTTACTCTTCAAATATCTGAGGGACTTAGTCAGAGATACAAGAAATATTATGAAGCCCATAAACTACATCCCTATGGGGAGGTTGATCTCTGATGTCTTAATAGAAAGTGGGATAGTGCACCACCTCATCTTCATTAACATGATGGAAGATGTAACGGTGGATCTCGGCAAGCCTCTGAATGCCAACAATCTGAAGAGCATGAGGGTCATTGATAGAGTCTTCGTCAAACCAACCTTGGACACCTCCTAGGAAGCTCTAaaggatcagaggaagatacCAAATGGGTTGTATATTTTCTCTAAGATAGATCCCCTAGAGGTTATTGCTCATTACCTTTAAGATCTGACGTCTCAAGGTATTGACATATTCGAGTTCTCTATGGACTGGCTACCGAAATAGCCACCAAATTTCATGAAGAGAAAGAGATAGCCCTATGAGAAGTCaaagaagaagactatgaagcTGGGAGAACCTTTGGAAACTCAGCCGCATGTGCCTATGAGCTCCCCCGCTCCAAGTAAGTCTTCTATCTCTGAAGCTCCTTTACTTTTTGGGTCTAAGCAAATATCCCCTTCCCTACCTAAACCACCCCCTACATATTCTCCCTTTGAACCAACTATTTCCATTCAAACTCCCTAAGAACCTCACAACTTTGAAACTAACACATCCTCATCCCTTTTACAAAAATTCGACCTCACAACCACAACTCTCCTTGTATCTGAGGCCCTGCTTTCCAATGAACCCATTTCACCTCCCTCATCTACTCCCTCATCTCCTCCATATTATGACCTTTCTTTTGACTTTGAACAACCACAAGTTCTTGACCCTTCCTCTCCCACCTTAGCACAACTCTAAGCCACAACAAACTCTGAACAGACTTTGTTTGTCCCAAAAACTTCTGAACCTACACCATCTCCCTCCACACCTCCGTCAGCACCATCAAAAACTCTACCATCTTCTGACCTCCCACTGAACCCTCTAAAACTACTCAAATTCCCTCTTAACCCATTAATCCAACCTATGAACCTGAACCAACCTTTCCAACCCTAGAAGATGTATTTGCTATATTCTGAGAAAGCTTAGGTGCGAGGCTCAAACAACTATCTAAAGAATCCAGACTAAGTGACAATCCTTCTAAAGTAAGGACTCACTGGAATGGATTTCTCATATGCATGACATCTGAGGTCTTTAAGCTCAAAGGACTCTCTGAACAAGTCATAAATGACTACATCAGAGGAGATGAAGAAAGACTAGAGGCGCGTCTGGTGCAGGAAGCTGAAGAGAAGGCCAGGAAGGAAGCTGAGGAAAAAGCTATCGCTGAAGCTATTGATGCAGAAGATGAAGCTAAAGTTGATGCTGAAGAAGCAGCATGCATAGCTACAGAGGAGACTGCAAAGACTACTGAAGTTGCTCTGACTCGAGGTGAGTTATCGACATCTGATATTTCTCTGTTGGTTCTCCAGACTTTGGAAGAACATCAGAAGGAACAATGACTTGTGAGAGTCAGACTCGACAAGCAAGATTCAGTCAACTCTAGCATTCAGAACCTTCTTGCCCAGGTACTTCAGAGGATTCCTCCTACTCTAAAGCCTTAGGAACTCTAGgaattttcttttttctttgaatttttttcCTAGTCTAAGTGTTTTTTTTCCTCTGAAGCTTTCTTCTTCTATGTATTTATCTCAACTTATCTAATGAAACTTTGTTTTGCTCTATATGTTTTTCTCTTAATGTGTTTCTTTTTTAGTCTgataaaaagggggagaaataaataAACAACCTTCTGATGAAATAAATATCTAACTCTCATAATGCACTGCTTACATTCTAAGACCTTAAATAAATTGTGCAGTCTAAGCGTTCTTACAGAATGTATCTGAATAAATATCTAAGAAACAAGTTATCAGATTTAAGGGGAGCTTGCCAATATCAGGGAGAGTCATACTATATCTGACTCTAATTCATTTTCCTATCCATCTTGTGAAGTATCATTCTTTCATCAATAGTCTGaagtttttgtcatcatcaaaaagggagagattgttagaacaagattttggttctgcaatatatctctaagttttgatgataacaaagaatgaaacaacTTGGTACCCTAATAAAATTCTCTAACTGTTCAAGATTCTAAGGTAAACTAAATCAAATGAAACAATGTGTGACAATCAAACAAAGTCCAGAATAGCTGATCCAAAAATGAAGAAATCATATATGACACTGAACACAAGCATGTCCAAGACAATCACATACATaatctgaagactctgaagactgTAAAAGGAATTTTTTCTCTTGCTTCCCTTTCTTCCTTTTAATATTGATTTAGTTCATGCTTTTCTCTTGTTTGATCTATTTCTTGGTTTATAAAAGgatttttttgtttgtttgaaaGGAAGGGTTTGTGATAAAAGAGAGGGTTTTCTTTGTTTTTTCATAAAGGAGAAGAAGGGTTTGTTTTCTGTTTCTATTTTCCAGCGTGAAACAGAGAGAGAAAAGAAACTTTGTTTACCGTGTCCATGCGAATGGTTTATTTTTTCCATTtctctttattattattattattattattagtagtagtagtagtagtagtagtagttGTAGTAGTAGTAatagtagtagtagtagtagtgGTAGTGGTAGTGGTAGTGGTAGTGGTAATGGTAGTGGTAGTGGTAGTAGTAGTAGTAGTGGTAGTCGTAGTAGTAGTGGTCGTAGTAGTGGTCGTAGTCGTAGTAGTAGTGATAGTAGTAGTGGTAGTAGTAGTAGATTAAGAGGAGGCGCCATCTCCCTTGGTGCATGCTTCCAAGGCATTGCATGAAGGCACTAGGGTTGCTGGCGCATATTGGTCTTAAGAGGAGGCATCAGGgtctctgtcagtcttaatatccacccattcacgcACTTATCCATTTGGGTTGAGCGTGGACTAAAGCCATTGAATCCTTCTAATCCATTCACCATCTACAACTTCCCCTTCTAACCAACGGTCCAACATCCGATTAAAACATTCGAACGAATCTATATTtcaaagtcgaatctttatccGAGGTGCGACTGCTGAAAAAATTAAATcaacatttctcttgtgaatatattcagacatggttaaagAACAAAATattgaaggagattgaagtaGAATGAAAGAAAATGGGGTTGGAGGGTAAAAGTTGTGTGAAAAAGTATGGGTGATGCGCAAGGTATTTATAGATGAAACATGAAATGCATGCGCCAAAGGGTTAGGCGTCACACACACAAGCACATGCATGCGCCAGATGCATGGGCGCATGTGCTAAATGACACATGCATGCGCCAGCAACCCTGGCGCCTCCATGCAATGCCTTGGAAGCATGCGCCAAGGgagttggcgcctcctcttaGGTTAAAATGAGTGTTAGAGATTTGGATTGGGCTATAGGAATGTATATTATTCACACCCTAATAGAGATCTAATCCTCTCTTTTTTTCTAAAAATACATTAATTAAAATTAGATGAAAAATGTGATCTCCGAATGTTCGGATATAAGTTATATAACTTGCCTTTTCGAATACTTGTCATCTTTCCATTTTAATCAActtctaatattttcccaataaCTCTGATGAAAAAGGATCTATTTGATGTATATCTTTGTGATCCCCGAGTGTTTGGATACAAGTCATATAGATGGCCTTTTGAGCATTTGTCATCTGTTCAAAAAATGATAACGGTATCGAGTCCAACTTATTCTTTCATAAATGAAAAATGGTCTATTGGATGTATATCCATGTCATTCCCAAGCATTCAGATACAAGCCGTGTAACTTTCCTACAAGATACTCGTCTTCCACTTAAAAATAACTCTAACCCATCAAACCTAATTGTTCGGCCTCATCGCGACCATTTTTTTTCATAAACGAATGGTGTTTTATGCATTGTGACGCAACGAACAAACAAAAGCTTCATTCCACCCATGCGCGAATAAAAAGCTACGTTTTATCGCTCGAATTCGAAATAAAAACCTTTTACTAAAATCAACCAACATATGAAAATTTTCTATATAACATCGATTGTGTACACTTGTTATGACTACATATCTTGACTCAACTCATACCAAATGTGTCATTGTTTGTAATCTTGGATATTTGTGAAACAAACTGTGTGTTTGCTTGATCCTAATCGATTGTATAATTTTCATTTTCGCTTCAAACCTTCCGCTCACAACTCATTTTTGAAAATACTCTAATTTTGAAAATCGGCGGTTGCATTTTTTAATTTGGGTGTATTCACCCCCTCTAGACCGTTTTTCTACTTCCATACGCACCTAAAAAACAACTTGTCTTTGATGACAACAACTAAAGTCAAGCTTAAAGCGATTAAATATGTAAACCAAAGTATTAGAGTTTTATGGACTTGAATCTCTGAGGATGGAAACTAAATGGAACATAGCTCAAGCCTTATCTCAAATGAACTCAAGCAAGTTTCCACAAGATAGAAACATCTGACAAGACTTGAATCATGTGAAAGAACAACTTGAACGTCTTAGTGAATATATTGTAAAAGCATTTGGGCTTCTTGCAAAGTATACGGCtaatcacacacacacaaaaaaaatttaaaacttatttttaTCAAGAAAATACATTGAAGCCATTCCAGATGAGTTGGAAGCTGTCAGAAAAGCTTTAGGAGAATGTTTGTATTTGCCAATTGATTGGCATCTTAACCCAATTGATTGGGTCAGTTCAAAAATGACCCCTAAGATATTAGTACAATATCTTAATGATGGACAATGGCTAAATAACTTTCCTTTACTTTTCAGTCTTTTAATCGATTAATTTAGGCATACCAGTTGATTAGTGCACATTGCCAATCGATTAGAAATTCATAAATGGCCCcaaaaattttaattttttgtGCCAACTTCTAGCCACATATTTTCACATCCATAAAATGTGATTTCGTTTCTCACTTCTCAGTTTCTCTCTAAAAATTATCTTTCTTTACTTTCTCTCACGGAAGGTTAGCCGAAGTTCTTTTTGAGAAAGTCAGTGTGCGAGTGAGAAAATTGTAATTTCTGGAAGGGTAATTACcgaggaatttttatttttacCTTGGTTGAACAACTCATCCATTTAAATATTTGTTGGGTTCAAAGCTAAACACGTAAAAGACTTTGGTTTTGGGATTGTGTGATCAAGTCTCTACTTAGGTTCGAAAGTTCAGTCCGTTCAAAGCTTTAAGAGGTTCTTGGTTAGCCCGTGATAAAACCAAATTTAAGTTAAAGCTCAGCCCATGATAAAAGCTTGTTTCGGTTCAAGATTAGACGAGTAGTAAAATTGCACAAATTCTTGGTTAGTCCGGTATAAAACCAAGTCTCAGTTTGCAAGCTCAATCATGTGTTAAAAGTCCTAAAGGTTCAAGGTCAACCTGtgataaaatatttatttaaagCTTGAAGACTAAGCGCTCCAAGTTTCTTGTGTAAAAGAGATTTATCGCTTTGATCAATCGTTTGGAAGGAAGAATCACGACTTCTCTCCCGTATTTTTTATTTGGTTGAAAGTTCGCCAGAAACTTCATTTTTTCTTATATAAGGGGGCTCAAGAATTTAATCCATTAATAGCTCTTACGTatattggatactctcaagatcaaatATTAGGGACATTAACAATTTGATTTTGACTAAACATGCATATTTCCTGGTGTTCTTCTCTTTTCCCTTAACTCTTTATTTCCGCACTTTACCGTCTGCAAATTATTTTTCTGCTTATTAACTCTAAAACGTTTCTAAAATGTTTTCAAATTTTGATTTTGAcccaaaaaaattcaaagaaaagTTTTCTAAAACATACAATTCACCCCCTCTCTCTCTTATGTGGGGAGTCACATGTCCAACAAATGTCAGTTGCATCTTTCTCCTTCAATATTGGGGAGGTCTTATATATTCAAAATTTCACAATCGTGGCTTCTATAGACGAACCTAGGTTCCTCGCCTCCGGTGAATCCTCCTACAATAGTATTAAGTGTGTGTCACAACTTTGTTGAGCCTAGGGATCCAAGCATCGCTTCACCCACGATAGCTATATTTGTATGCTCAACAGGAGGAATGGCCATTGACATTCTTCTTGAGGTATCCATCTTAGATCACCCTCTCGGTCCCTTTCTTGAGTTAGTAACGATCTTCAATGTGGTTTATTTTGATCCCATGGAGCTTGCACTACCTACCTGGTTCTAGACCCATTACATCTGCCTTTGGAGCTCGAGGTGTAGGGATGTCGTGCAGGTTAAAAACCTCGCATCAGACCGGTTTCACAATAAGTGTTCAAAGGCGTAAAGCTCTATGTTTTCTTACCTATTCTCTTAAAAGTAGTATTGCATTTAATAGGTTAGGAATAATTACTCTTCCTCTGGTGGTGTGAACCTTCGGTGTTGGGAACATGCTCCTTGACATCTTACACCTTCTTTTCGGCGTTGTTATCCACGCCCTTTTATATAACATTATGCCCTTGCCACCGTTTATGCTAATGAGAGTGTTGACTTATAGTAGAGATACTCATTAAAGTATACCTCCTTTAAACCATTCTTGAATGCTACTAATTAAAGTGTACCTTCTTGAAACCATTCTTGTTGATCTGGGGGAACGACTCTAATGGTGGCTTCGTTGAATCAGGTGAGATAGTCCCTCAGTAACTCTGACAGACCCTGTTGTATGTAGAACATACTGGTGGTGGGCATCTTTTTATGACAGCTGGAGGAGAACTGATGTACAAGTCTCTTTACAAGCTTCTAATAGCTGGTGATGGAAGCTCGGGGTAGACCCATATACCATCGCACGACGGTGTCCTTGAAGGTGCCAGACAACAGTTTGCATTTTAGGGAGTCAAATGCTCCAATGATGGTCATGTGTGTTGGTGGAGGCGGTGTGTTCATATAAGTCAATGTGCCTTTAAAACTTGGCTAGAGAGAGAGGTTTGAACCCTTCAGAAATGAATTTTTGACCAAAATAACacagttttcaaaaaaaaatcccaaaataacccacttttcaGATTATTTCCCAATCTACCCCATTTTGAAGAGGCGGCGCCCGATGAATTGGTGTCtgctctctaagttaaagaggtgGCTCCAATTGGATTAGCTTGTGAACCTAGTGCTTCCAATCCAATTGGAGCTTATGTGTTATGTTataaaggaggcgccaattggtctgacacctatgtgtgtttcgtaattttttttgaaaaataatatacattttagataaaagtcaaaatcggaccaattgatattaatattaatatgtgtttacatacgttaaccaaaaagactaatgtcgttgacTGGGATGACCTAACTGACCTCCGatcccacatcccctagctacccgaatGCGTGACCCTAACCTACattgatgattcaccccaggtgtttgagtatTTGAGGGCCTAGGAACATCACCACCGCCTACAGGAGATTGCCTAAGATATTTAGACAAATCTGCATAGTCTTGTGTATGCGATGAAGCGCTACCTCCATAGCTGAGTTCGTGACCCATGCTAGATTAGGtgggttgtgtttga includes:
- the LOC127137645 gene encoding uncharacterized protein LOC127137645 produces the protein MTSEVFKLKGLSEQVINDYIRGDEERLEARLVQEAEEKARKEAEEKAIAEAIDAEDEAKVDAEEAACIATEETAKTTEVALTRGELSTSDISLSSSSSSSCSSSNSSSSSSGSGSGSGSGNGSGSGSSSSSGSRSSSGRSSGRSRSSSDSSSGSSSRLRGGAISLGACFQGIA